One window from the genome of Musa acuminata AAA Group cultivar baxijiao chromosome BXJ1-4, Cavendish_Baxijiao_AAA, whole genome shotgun sequence encodes:
- the LOC135657196 gene encoding uncharacterized protein LOC135657196, whose translation MKRTAPWEKSLVISSDDSSDSDSEDDGLATKMSRKNVGPQSSKDHTSEALDSKKKKHGGMNFDALSKHGYHGGPSVLKVPPPRVEDKEQDWSWSTGKGANASKNITEESFEERERTRDAVAQGEKLSSVRNNLEASRKEKNLSFSQKEKRKRDLGQASRGKNYVEEEKRLLRESGIYSGFDS comes from the exons ATGAAGAGAACCGCCCCATGGGAAAAATCCTTGGTTATATCTTCTGATGATTCGTCAGACTCGGATTCTGAAGATGATGGACTGGCTACAAAAATGTCTAGAAAAAATGTAGGTCCTCAATCATCCAAAGATCACACATCGGAAG CACTTGACTCCAAAAAGAAGAAGCATGGTGGGATGAACTTTGACGCTCTAAGCAAGCATGGGTACCATGGTGGACCCTCTGTTCTGAAGGTGCCTCCTCCAAGGGTCGAGGACAAAGAGCAAGACTGGTCCTGGTCAACTGGCAAAGGGGCTAATGCATCTAAAAACATCACAGAGGAGTCATTTGAAGAGCGTGAGCGCACTAGAGATGCTGTGGCTCAAGGTGAGAAGCTCTCGAGTGTGAGGAACAACCTAGAGGCAAGCAGGAAGGAAAAAAACTTATCCTTCTCACAGAAAGAGAAGCGCAAGAGGGATCTTGGTCAGGCCAGCAGGGGGAAGAACTATGTTGAAGAGGAGAAGAGGCTATTGCGTGAGAGTGGCATCTATTCGGGTTTTGATTCATGA